The following coding sequences are from one Sardina pilchardus chromosome 16, fSarPil1.1, whole genome shotgun sequence window:
- the LOC134059529 gene encoding golgin subfamily A member 6-like protein 6 translates to MNLQVRKHAAALEDISSLEKVVRELQQKEGLEMMKIEDPIGLLLGQKRMEFVQMENLTQRMRQLERENQRLKQDMETRKETERVHQSDMLKLERENQHLQQDMETRREVERVHQSNMLELERRMNMLEQVSGQQITSLHSINEEMSQRLRQLETGNLIMNQEMKAFKEKELKMNIKMIEQHFLSQQGIASYQKMNGKLLQRIRKLEAENWMQKQERALEIKIKMKEKQLTQQQIASLQKINDKLCQRMSKLEMENWWHKQQMDSWRARELQEREMTKCNKMKELEMNSRMTEQLLQCQQQVESLKTMNETFLQKIRELETDSRTQKKEMETLKAKERQDRRTEEQHKVLDTEVHMNLLKDKLNMHGDPQQNGRQMDKKWQGFASETDKITEDEQSHGDGGGKTCQLLAMEETARPNAENTLLKSPVHGDHSSAIVGNVTAKSLPSLQDGGKNQPNDGSEAAMETSVKRKKKTNRQKATDKRKEKAVQQLEMDRQKTEKEKEMRDEARKKATLIQRLEEERLKALAEVAAMMKKVVLK, encoded by the exons ATGAATCTTCAAGTGAGGAAACACGCAGCTGCACTGGAGGATATCTCCTCACTGGAGAAAGTAGTGAGGGAACTCCAACAAAAAGAAGGGCTGGAAATGATGAAAATTGAGGATcctataggcctattattagGTCAAAAGCGGATGGAGTTTGTTCAGATGGAGAACCTCACTCAGAGGATGAgacagctggagagagaaaacCAGCGTCTCAAACAGGACATGGAGACAAGGAAGGAGACAGAACGTGTCCATCAGTCAGACATGTTGAAGCTGGAGAGAGAAAACCAGCATCTCCAACAAGACATGGAGACAAGGAGGGAGGTGGAACGCGTCCATCAATCAAACATGTTGGAGCTGGAAAGGAGGATGAACATGTTGGAGCAGGTATCTGGACAGCAGATAACCTCACTTCACTCCATTAATGAGGAGATGTCTCAGAGGTTGAGACAATTGGAGACAGGGAACCTCATTATGAATCAGGAGATGAAGGCCTTCAAGGAAAAGGAACTGAAAATGAATATCAAAATGATAGAACAACATTTCTTGAGCCAACAAGGAATTGCATCCTATCAGAAGATGAACGGGAAACTTCTTCAAAGGATTAGAAAACTGGAGGCCGAAAACTGGATGCAGAAACAAGAAAGGGCACTGGAGattaaaatcaaaatgaaagaaaaacagttGACTCAACAGCAAATTGCATCCTTGCAGAAGATAAATGACAAACTGTGCCAAAGGATGAGCAAACTGGAGATGGAGAACTGGTGGCACAAACAACAGATGGATTCTTGGAGGGCAAGAGAactccaagagagagagatgacaaaatgtaacaaaatgaaGGAGCTGGAGATGAACAGCAGGATGACGGAACAGCTACTGCAGTGTCAACAGCAGGTTGAATCATTGAAGACCATGAATGAGACATTCCTTCAAAAGATTAGAGAACTAGAGACAGATAGCCggacacaaaaaaaggaaatggaGACTTTGAAGGCAAAGGAACGACAGGATAGACGGACAGAGGAACAACATAAAGTGCTGGACACCGAAGTTCATATGAACTTGCTGAAAGACAAACTTAACATGCATGGTGACCCACAGCAAAATGGCAGACAGATGGATAAAAAGTGGCAGGGCTTTGCCAGTGAGACAGACAAAATCACTGAGGACGAGCAAAgccatggagatggaggaggaaaaaCCTGTCAGCTTTTGGCCATGGAAGAGACAGCTCGACCAAACGCAGAGAACACTCTCCTCAAGTCACCTGTACATGGAG ATCACTCCTCTGCCATTGTGGGAAATGTGACAGCAAAGTCATTGCCATCCTTGCAAG ACGGGGGCAAAAATCAGCCAAATGATGGTTCAGAGGCAGCAATGGAGACCTCAGTGAAGCGGAAGAAAAAGACCAACAGACAAAAGGCCACTgacaaaaggaaagagaaagcagTACAACAACTGGAGATGGACAGGcagaaaacagagaaagagaaagagatgagggaTGAGGCAAGAAAGAAAGCAACACTGATTCAgagactggaggaggagagactgaaGGCTTTGGCAGAAGTGGCAGCAATGATGAAAAAAGTTGTTCTGAAGTAG